In the Granulosicoccus antarcticus IMCC3135 genome, CTGAATCAGTAATTTGAAGCGATCAAAATGCGCAGCATAGAACACCACCTCTCCCAACTGGCCATCATCGATCAGCTGACGAAGCGTCAGAAAATCTGCATCGTAGCGACGATTCTGGTAACAGGTGGCGATTCTGCCAGCGGCCTCGGCAGCAGCAATGACCTCATCCGCCTCTTGCACGGTTGATGTAAACGGCTTGTCACTCAACACATGCTTGCCTGCAGCCAAGGCCTCAAGCATTAATGGTGCATGCGTATAACTGGGGGATGCCAGCACGACAAGCTCGACCTCATCATCGCCAAATAATTCAGCCGGCGTGGCATGTACTCGCACGTTGGGGTGATCCGCGTGTACCTTGTTTTTGTCACTGGAGGCAACGGCCACCAGTTCCACTCCCGCGGCCTGATACAAAGGTGTATGAAAGACCTTGCCAGCCAATCCATAACCAACCAGACCTATCCTCAATGGCTTCTCATTCACTGCACGCGTTCTCCACTGTCGGTATCAAAATAATGAGCTTTGCTCATATCAAAAGCCAGAGTGATTTGTTCGCCAGTTCGTGCTCGCAGACTGTTCTCTACGCGAGCGGTGAAATGCACATCGCCATCTCGCGTGGCAATAAACGTATCAGAACCTGTCGGCTCGATCAGCTCGATGGTCAGATCCAATGTGCCAAAATCCGTCTCGCCAGCTTGCTCGCCCTGCGCGTGAGTGATGTTTTCTGCCCGCATGCCCATGTCGATCGTCCCAGACTGTTCTGCACGAGCCAATAGCTCCTCACTGGGTTGATGCAGAGGCAGTGTGAATTGAGCAAACTTCAGCTCCAATCCGTTCTGCGTACGCTGCAATGTCCCGGTCACGCGATTCATTGCCGGCGACCCCATGAAGTCGGCGACAAAGGTATTCGCGGGACGATGATAGATGTCGTCTGGCGTACCCACTTGCTGCACCTCTCCGTGCCTGAGCACGGCAATCTTGGTAGCCAGCGTCATGGCCTCGATCTGATCGTGTGTGACATAGACGATCGTCGTACCCAGGCGTGCATGCAGCTTCTTGATCTCGGCACGCATATCCACTCGCAGCCGCGCGTCCAGATTTGACAGGGGTTCATCAAACAAAAACGCACGCGGATCTCGTACCAGAGCACGGCCCATGGCCACACGTTGGCGCTGACCACCGGACAACTGCCCGGGCTTGCGCTTCAATAAAGGCTCGATTTGCAACATGGCAGCAACCTCAGCGGTTTTCTTGATCCGCTCAGCCTTTGGTACGCCACGCGTCTCCATGCCAAAACCTATATTACCTGCCACAGTCATGTTCGGGTACAGGGCGTAGGACTGGAACACCATGGCGATATCTCGCTTGGACGGATGCAGCTCCTTGATAGACTTGCCACCAATCCGAATGTCACCACTGCTCGCCTCTTCAAAACCTGCAAGCATGTTCAGCAGCGTTGATTTGCCGCAACCCGACGGACCAATCAATACCAGAAAACCACCTTCTTCAACATCGATGCACACGTTCTTCAAGGCATCAACGCCTGCAAACTGCTTGCTCAGCGAATCGATTTCGAGGAAATGTTCTGTCGTGTTATTCATTGTTTTCTCGTTCAATTCCATCACCCCTTGACCGCACCGGCCATCAGGCCACGTACAAAATATCGACCTGATACGACGTACACCACCAGTGTCGGCAAAGCCGCCAGCACCGCACCTGCAAAATGCACATTGTATTCCTTGACCCCGGTCGAGGAGCTGACCAGATTGTTCAGTGCAACCGTCATGGGTACAGAATCCACATCGGCAAAACTGGCACCGAACAGGAAGTCATTCCAGATATTGGTGAACTGCCAGATGACCGAGACGACGATAATCGGCCCGGATGATGGCAGTAGAATGCGGCGAAATATGCGGAAAAAACCGGCACCATCAATCTGTGCTGCCCGCACCAGTTCTGTGGGAAATGCTGCGTAGTAATTTCTGAAAAACAGCGTCGTAAAGCCCAGACCATAGACCACATGCACCAGCACCAGGCCGGTGGTTGAACCTGCCAGTCCCATGATGCCCAGCATTCTGGCCATGGGTATCAGCACAATCTGAAACGGTATGAAACAGGACAGCAGCAACAGTCCAAACACGATTCCATCGCCACGGAAGCGCCACTTGGTCAGCACATAGCCATTCAGCGAACCCAGAATGGTCGATATCAATACCGCCGGAACCACCATGGCTATGGAGTTCATGAAATACGGCTTCAAGCCTGTCGCCTGCACACCAATCTGGGCCGTCGACCAGGCACTCGCCCAGGGAGCCAGAGTCCAAACTTCCGGCAGTGACATCATGTCGCCCCCACGAATCTCTTCAAGGGGCTTGAACGAATTCACCAGCATGACGTACAGCGGCAATAAATAATAAAGAGCAAAGAGTATGAGCACCAAATACAATAGAAAGCGCCCTGCCCGAGCCCCCGTTTTACTGCCTGATGCCGCCAGAGGTTGATTATCTTGTGAGTTTTTCTGGGGGCTATTCAGCGAGCCATTCGGCAAACTTGCCTGTGAGTTGCTCATGATTGTTTGTCCGCGCGTAGCTCTGAATACAGATAGGGCACGATGATGGAGAAGATCATGATCAGCATGATGATAGCTGACGAGGCGCCAATGCCCATCAGATTACGACTGAAGGTATAGGAATACATGAACGTTGCGGGCAACTCGGTCGCCTTGCCCGGACCACCACCTGTCAAGGCGACGACCAGATCGTAGGACTTGATGGCCAGATGGGCCAGCACCACAAAAGCGGACAAAAACACGGGCCGCATCATGGGAATGATGATGCGTCGGTAGATGCGGGCACGTGAGGCGCCATCGATTTCAGCGGCGCGAATAATGTCTGGATCGACACCTCGCAAGCCTGCCAGAAACATGGCCATGACAAAGCCCGAGCTTTGCCATACGGCGGCTATAACCACGACATAAATGGCGTGTGTTCGACTCTTGATCCAGTCGAACTGAAAACTCTCCCAGCCCCAGGCGTGCATCGTATGTTCCAGACCCATGCCCGGATCCAGAAACCACTTCCAGGCGGTACCGGTAACGATGAAGGACAAAGCCATGGGGTACAGATAGATGGGGCGCAAAACGCCTTCTGCCCGAATTTTCTGATCAAGCAGAATGGCCAGCAGCAACCCAAGCACACTGCAGATAACGATATACAGAATACCGAATATGGCCAAATTATTGAGTGAGCTGGTCCAGTGCCTCAGCTTCCACAGCTTTTCGTAATTCTCCAGACCAACAAAACCGTAGGAGGGCAGCATCTTGGAGTCTGAAACAGAGAGATATCCCGTGTACAGAATGAATCCATAAACGAAAAACAGAATGAGCAGAAAACTCGGCCCCAACACCAGCTTCGGTATCCAGGCCTGCAGGCGTTCTTTCATATCGACTATATTGCCAGTTCGCGAAAAAGGGACTGTTTGTCAGCAGCAAAGCCCCGATATTCATGGAGACATATCGAGGCTCAGCATGCAACGGACGATCAGACCAGGCGACGTACAGTCAGCCTCGCCCTCAGACTCTGCCTTACATCACCGCTTCGACGCTATTGGCCAATTCCTCAGCAGCCTCTTCGCTGTTCAACTCGCCGTTGAAGTGCTGAGTAACAACGTCATACACTGCATTCTTTACAGCCGCAGGCGCTGCATGACCATGTGCCATGGAACCAAACAGGGTGCCTGCCTCGTTTGCATCAGCCAGATCTTTCATGGCTTTCTTGCCACAATCATCAAAGGCGGCATCCGAGACATCAGTTCGTGCTGGAGCGGAGCCTTTAACCACATTGAAGGCTGACTGGAATTCAGGGTTCATGATGGCAGAAGCCATCTTCAGCTGTGCATCGGCATCGCCTTCCTGATTGAACATGACGAACTGATCCGAATTGAATGTGACAGAACCTTGCGTGCCCGGGAACCGAATGCACAGAAAATCTTCACCCGGCGTCTGTTCGGACTTGACGAATTCGCCCTTGGCCCAGTCACCCATCATCTGCATGCCTGCCGTACCATCAATAACCATGGCCGAGGCCAGATTCCAGTCACGTCCGGAAAAGTTATCGTCGACGTATGAACGCAACGTTGACATGCGATCAAAGACTTCTACCATCTTCTCACCAGACAGAACATCCATATCCAGATCGATCATGCTTTGCTTGTAGAAGTCGGTCCCCATTGACAATACAACGGCATCGAACAAAGTAGCATCCTGCCAGGGCTGCCCGCCATGTGCCAAGGGAGTAATGCCGTTGGCTTTCATGGCATCAAGTACCGAGACCAGCTCTTCCCAGGTCTCGGGAATCTTGCCGCCAGCCTCATCCAGTGCTGCCTTGTTGATCCACACCCAGTTGGTAGAGTGTACATTGACCGGTGCGGATATCCAGTTGCCGTCATGCTTGGCAAAAGCTTGCAAGGCTGTGGGGACCACTTCATCCCACTTCTCCTCAGTCGCCACAGAATTGAGGTTACCCAGCACATCTTCATTGGCCCAATCGGTGATGTCAAATCCGAGCATCTGTACCGCAGTCGGTGCATTGCCAGCGGTAACCCGCGCACGAAGCGTTGTCATGGCCGCCTCACCGCCCCCACCTGCGACAGGCATATCCTGCCAACCCACACCTTGCGACTCCAGGTCTTTCTTGAGCACTTCCAATGCTGAAGCTTCGCCGCCTGCGGTCCACCAGTGCAACACTTCTACATCGGCCGCTGCAGCGGGTGAAATTGCTGCGCCAATGCTCAGAGCGAACGTGATGCCCGCTGCCAAAGTTGTTAGTTTCATAACACTCCTATCTCCTCGGTGTGGAAGCAACTTTCGTTGCCTGCGCAGATTGTAACGTTACAAATTCATGACGTCAAAGTTTCCTTTGCAGCCTTATTGACATCTGTAACGTTACAGTTATTATTGATTAATGAAAAAACCCGAGCAACCACGAGCTGTCACACGGCCCTCAGAACGGCCAACCCTGCGCACGGTTGCAGATGCTTGCGGACTGGCGGTCACTACGGTCTCCAGGGCCCTGAACAACGCCAGCGATATCGCCCAGAGCACACGCATTCGTGTCAGGTCCGTTGCGGATGAGCTGGGCTATGTGCCCAATCGTGCAGGCCGTGGCCTGCGCACCGGGCGTACTCATATGATCAGCCTGGTGCTGCCAGCGCGTGTAGAGATCACCGGCTATACGACATCCATCATCTCCAGCCTGGGAGAGGTCTGCCGCGACGCCGGCTTCGAACTCTCGGCCACCCCCGAAATCCCTCATGACGACGAGCTGACTATCGTAAAATCCATTGTCCAGAATCATCGAGCCGATGGCATCGTCATCTCGCATACTTCGCCTCAGGATCTGCGCGTCAGGTATCTGATAGAAAACGGCTTCCCGTTTGTAACTCACGGTAGAACCGAACTGGCAAGTGCTCATGCGTCGGTGGATTTCGACAATGAACGGTTTGCAGAAATGGCAGCAAACCGTCTGGCTGAGCGCGGTCGCAAACGCCTCATGCTGGTCGGTGCCCCCGCCTCCCTGACCTATCAAACTCATCTGCTCAATGGCTTTCGCCGCTCGATCGCCCGTAATGGCCTGGACTGTCTGGAGCCCCCCGAGCCACTGGGCCTGGATATGCCACTGGACAAACTACGTGGGATCATCACCGCGCTCTTCAGGTCAGGAAATGCACCTGATGGCATCGTCAGTGCTGGCGACAATGCAACTCTGGCAATCATGGCCGGCATTCACGACGCCGGACTGACCCCGGGCATTGATGCCGAAGTGGTGACCAAGCAAACCTCTGCAACCATTGATCATGTATTGCCGATAATCGACTCCTGTTTCGAAGACATCACACTGACGGGAACTCGCCTGGGCGAAACCTTGCTAAAGCTCATCAGTGGGCAACTGCCAACCGAGCAGCTCAATACCATCATCGCGCCCGAACCCCGCTTTCGATTAGGTTAATCACCCCCCTAAAATCAAATTCATGACACCCTCTATGAACGAAGAAGCCGTCGATATTGCCCCCTTCATTGCGCAGGCCAAGCGAGATATCAAGGCGCACAATGATGTAGAAAAAGCCTTTGTCAGTATTCGGGAAAGCATCCGTCGAGCGGTCGATGAGGTTGTCGACAAGCAGGCCAAAACGGCCGCAGTCGTTCCGGAAATCTCCTACAAGGCTGTCAGTGAAAACAAGGTCAGCAAAGCCGATATGTTGGCTATCCGGCAACGAGGCTGTGCAATTGTACGCAACGTTTTCTCGCAGCAGCAAGCCACCGACTGGAACCAGGAACTGGGTGACTATCTGGATCGCAACCAGTATCTGGAGCGCGCTCGGGAAAAGTCAGGCCTTGACGACTACTTTGGTGATCTGAAAGACGCCAAACCTCAAATTTATGGCGTGTACTGGTCTCGCCCTCAAGTCATGGCCCGACAGGCAGAGTCCATGGCCAGGACCAAGTCCTTCCTGAATCGCCTTTGGGATGTATCAGCACCGGCGGGCCCTGAGTTCGACCCGGACATGGACTATGCCTATGCTGACAGAACCAGGCGCCGAGCGCCCGGAGATACCACACTGGGGTTGTCACCCCATATGGACGCCGGCTCCTACGAGCGATGGGTGGACCCGGCCTTCCAGAAAATCTATGGCAGCATCTTCGCAGGCGAGCTGGATTCATACGACCCCTGGCGAGCCGCCTATCGCACACAGACACGCGAGTATTCATCACCCGCTGTCAGCTCGATGTTTCGCACCTTTCAGGGCTGGACCGCACTCACCGAACAAGGCCCTGGAGATGGCACCCTCGAGTTACTACCTATTGCCAATGGCATTGCCCATGTACTACTACGGGCGTTGCAACCCGACATTGCCGAGAACGAACTATGTCTTGCCAAGCCCGGCCGTGCATTGGGAGTCAGTGAACAATGGCATCCGGACCTCATGCCCGGCATCGTACCCATCCAGACAGTAGCGCCTGGCGACACTGTCTGGTGGCATCCCGATGTCATCCACGCCGTCGGCAGTGAACATCGCGGCAAGGACTACGCGAATGTCATCTATATCGGAGCCAGTCCGGTGTGCGGAAAGAACAGGGCCTACGCCCTGCGACAAAGCGCCAGTTTCATAAGTGGTCGCAGTGCACCCGACTTTGCCGCAGAAGATTATGAAGTGGATTTTGAGGGCCGAGCTACTGTTGCTGATCTGACTGATCTGGGCCGACGCCAGATGGGACTCGAGCGTTGATAGCGTGCGTTTTTCCGGGCAAAAGCAACGTGCCAAGAAAAATGGCGAACGCGGCAATCGACAACACATCGAACAACATCGCGAATCCATGGGTGCCATGGATCCATGCAATCGTTGGTACAGCTGCCGCACTCACAGAGAATGATACGATGTAACTGAGCGCATACGCACGACTTCGCCATTCGCTACGAACTATTCGTCCGACCAGAACGTCGTTGATCGGGATTTGTCCGAACACAACCAGCATGAAAGCAAATGCAACCAGCAATGCGCCGATACCCTCAAGCTGGGCCATGACAAAAAAGAAGAGCACTTGCAGGAGAGCCACAGTGCCGAAGATGGTGCGCACGGAGTAATTATCGACCAGGTGGCCCACTGCAAGCTGTGCGAAGGCGGCGACGGAGAACACCAGAAAGGCATAGATGCCAACCAGGGTTGCAGTTCCGGCGATATCCGTCAGACGCTCGTCGAATACCTTTGGCAACGCAAACGTTGTGCTCTGGAAGATAAGCCCTCCGATTGCCGTGGTGAACAAGACGATGCCGAATAGTCGCAACAACATCTGTCTGGGGATGTGATGCGCCTGCATATCAGAATTGTCGTTTTGCGCCGTCGCTGCCAACGATGCAGGCTCGGCACGAAGAAAAGCCAGGTACAGCACGCCAACGCCGATAGAGGCAATACCCGGAACAATGAACGCACTGCGCCACCCAGACGTGTCCACCAGAAACCCGGTCAGTAGTGCCGCACAGGCTACCCCCATGTTGCCGAAGATCCCGTTGATCGCCAACGGCACTCCGGTCTTGTTGAGACCGTGCACAACCATCGCTATCCCGACTGGATGATATATCGCCGCGAACACGCCTACCAACGTCAGACAGAAAGCTATTTGAAGGGGACTACTTGCCAGCCCCACCAACATCGAACTGGCCCCAATGCCGAAGAAGAACACAACCATCATGCCTTCACGACTCCATTTATCCCCCAACCATCCGGCCGGGATGGCGCAGAGTCCATAGGCGATGAAGCAAGGCGTGGCGTACGGAATCAACTCCGCGTAGCTTAATCCCCAGTCAGTCATCATCCGCAGCGCAGCGGTAGCAAAAATAAGGATGATGAGGTGATTCAGAAAATGGCCGATATTCAGGAACAGGAATCTCA is a window encoding:
- a CDS encoding ABC transporter ATP-binding protein yields the protein MNNTTEHFLEIDSLSKQFAGVDALKNVCIDVEEGGFLVLIGPSGCGKSTLLNMLAGFEEASSGDIRIGGKSIKELHPSKRDIAMVFQSYALYPNMTVAGNIGFGMETRGVPKAERIKKTAEVAAMLQIEPLLKRKPGQLSGGQRQRVAMGRALVRDPRAFLFDEPLSNLDARLRVDMRAEIKKLHARLGTTIVYVTHDQIEAMTLATKIAVLRHGEVQQVGTPDDIYHRPANTFVADFMGSPAMNRVTGTLQRTQNGLELKFAQFTLPLHQPSEELLARAEQSGTIDMGMRAENITHAQGEQAGETDFGTLDLTIELIEPTGSDTFIATRDGDVHFTARVENSLRARTGEQITLAFDMSKAHYFDTDSGERVQ
- a CDS encoding carbohydrate ABC transporter permease; protein product: MSNSQASLPNGSLNSPQKNSQDNQPLAASGSKTGARAGRFLLYLVLILFALYYLLPLYVMLVNSFKPLEEIRGGDMMSLPEVWTLAPWASAWSTAQIGVQATGLKPYFMNSIAMVVPAVLISTILGSLNGYVLTKWRFRGDGIVFGLLLLSCFIPFQIVLIPMARMLGIMGLAGSTTGLVLVHVVYGLGFTTLFFRNYYAAFPTELVRAAQIDGAGFFRIFRRILLPSSGPIIVVSVIWQFTNIWNDFLFGASFADVDSVPMTVALNNLVSSSTGVKEYNVHFAGAVLAALPTLVVYVVSGRYFVRGLMAGAVKG
- a CDS encoding carbohydrate ABC transporter permease; the protein is MKERLQAWIPKLVLGPSFLLILFFVYGFILYTGYLSVSDSKMLPSYGFVGLENYEKLWKLRHWTSSLNNLAIFGILYIVICSVLGLLLAILLDQKIRAEGVLRPIYLYPMALSFIVTGTAWKWFLDPGMGLEHTMHAWGWESFQFDWIKSRTHAIYVVVIAAVWQSSGFVMAMFLAGLRGVDPDIIRAAEIDGASRARIYRRIIIPMMRPVFLSAFVVLAHLAIKSYDLVVALTGGGPGKATELPATFMYSYTFSRNLMGIGASSAIIMLIMIFSIIVPYLYSELRADKQS
- a CDS encoding ABC transporter substrate-binding protein — protein: MKLTTLAAGITFALSIGAAISPAAAADVEVLHWWTAGGEASALEVLKKDLESQGVGWQDMPVAGGGGEAAMTTLRARVTAGNAPTAVQMLGFDITDWANEDVLGNLNSVATEEKWDEVVPTALQAFAKHDGNWISAPVNVHSTNWVWINKAALDEAGGKIPETWEELVSVLDAMKANGITPLAHGGQPWQDATLFDAVVLSMGTDFYKQSMIDLDMDVLSGEKMVEVFDRMSTLRSYVDDNFSGRDWNLASAMVIDGTAGMQMMGDWAKGEFVKSEQTPGEDFLCIRFPGTQGSVTFNSDQFVMFNQEGDADAQLKMASAIMNPEFQSAFNVVKGSAPARTDVSDAAFDDCGKKAMKDLADANEAGTLFGSMAHGHAAPAAVKNAVYDVVTQHFNGELNSEEAAEELANSVEAVM
- a CDS encoding LacI family DNA-binding transcriptional regulator, whose amino-acid sequence is MKKPEQPRAVTRPSERPTLRTVADACGLAVTTVSRALNNASDIAQSTRIRVRSVADELGYVPNRAGRGLRTGRTHMISLVLPARVEITGYTTSIISSLGEVCRDAGFELSATPEIPHDDELTIVKSIVQNHRADGIVISHTSPQDLRVRYLIENGFPFVTHGRTELASAHASVDFDNERFAEMAANRLAERGRKRLMLVGAPASLTYQTHLLNGFRRSIARNGLDCLEPPEPLGLDMPLDKLRGIITALFRSGNAPDGIVSAGDNATLAIMAGIHDAGLTPGIDAEVVTKQTSATIDHVLPIIDSCFEDITLTGTRLGETLLKLISGQLPTEQLNTIIAPEPRFRLG
- a CDS encoding YbiU family protein — encoded protein: MTPSMNEEAVDIAPFIAQAKRDIKAHNDVEKAFVSIRESIRRAVDEVVDKQAKTAAVVPEISYKAVSENKVSKADMLAIRQRGCAIVRNVFSQQQATDWNQELGDYLDRNQYLERAREKSGLDDYFGDLKDAKPQIYGVYWSRPQVMARQAESMARTKSFLNRLWDVSAPAGPEFDPDMDYAYADRTRRRAPGDTTLGLSPHMDAGSYERWVDPAFQKIYGSIFAGELDSYDPWRAAYRTQTREYSSPAVSSMFRTFQGWTALTEQGPGDGTLELLPIANGIAHVLLRALQPDIAENELCLAKPGRALGVSEQWHPDLMPGIVPIQTVAPGDTVWWHPDVIHAVGSEHRGKDYANVIYIGASPVCGKNRAYALRQSASFISGRSAPDFAAEDYEVDFEGRATVADLTDLGRRQMGLER
- a CDS encoding MFS transporter — encoded protein: MQHTRLRFLFLNIGHFLNHLIILIFATAALRMMTDWGLSYAELIPYATPCFIAYGLCAIPAGWLGDKWSREGMMVVFFFGIGASSMLVGLASSPLQIAFCLTLVGVFAAIYHPVGIAMVVHGLNKTGVPLAINGIFGNMGVACAALLTGFLVDTSGWRSAFIVPGIASIGVGVLYLAFLRAEPASLAATAQNDNSDMQAHHIPRQMLLRLFGIVLFTTAIGGLIFQSTTFALPKVFDERLTDIAGTATLVGIYAFLVFSVAAFAQLAVGHLVDNYSVRTIFGTVALLQVLFFFVMAQLEGIGALLVAFAFMLVVFGQIPINDVLVGRIVRSEWRSRAYALSYIVSFSVSAAAVPTIAWIHGTHGFAMLFDVLSIAAFAIFLGTLLLPGKTHAINARVPSGVGPDQSDQQQ